A window of Micromonospora eburnea genomic DNA:
CCGCGGCCCGGTCAGCGTCCTTGCCGCTCTGGCTATGGTCGCCGCTCTGCCGGCGCTCGGGGCCGAGGCCGCCCGGGCCGCCGACCAGCCCGCGCCGCCCGCCGTCGCTGCGGCGCCCGCGGGCCAGCTGCGGGCCTTCACGCTCGTCACCGGTGACGAGGTCACGGCTCGGGTCACCGCCGACGGCGGCCTCGCCGACGTACGCCTGCGTGACGTGTCAGGACGCGACGCGTTGTTCACCACGTTCACCGACGCCGGAGGCACCTACGTCCTCCCCGCCGGGATCGAGGCCCAGATCGACACCGGCCAGGTGGACCGAGACCTGTTCAACATCACCAAGCTGCTCGCTGACGGGTACGACGACGCCAACCGCGACACCCTGCCCGTGATCGTCACCTACGCGACCGTGCAGCAGGCCGACGAGCTTGCGAAAAGGGCACCGGCCGGAACGCAGATCACCGCGCGGCTCTCCCTCATCAAGGGCGCGGCGGTGCGCATCCGCAAGGACCAGGCCGCCGGCGTCTGGCGTTCGCTCGCCCCAGCGAGCACGCCGCCCGCTCCATCGAGCGACACCGCCGAGAAGCCGTCGGTCCAGCGCCTCCCGGCTGCCCGGATCTGGCTGGACGAGATCGTCCACTCCAGCGACAAGAGCGGCGACAGCGGCAGCCCGACGGTGCCGCTGACCGGCGCCGACGTCGCCCACCGGCTCGGCTTCGACGGCACCGGTGTGAAGGTCGCCGTCCTCGACACCGGCTACGACACCGGTCACCCGGACCTGGCCGGGCGGGTCGTCGCCGAGCACAGCTTCATCGGCTGGGAGGGCGTCGAGGACCGCAACGGCCACGGCACCCACACCGCCTCCACGGTCGCCGGGACGGGTGCCGCATCGCAGGGCGCGTACGCCGGCATGGCGCCCGGCGCCGACCTGCTCATCGGCAAGGTGCTCGACAACACCGGCGCGGGCTACACCTCGGGGATCATCCAGGGGATGCAGTGGGCCGTCGACAACGGCGCAAGGGTGGTGTCGATGTCGCTCGGTGCCACTGGCGCCGAGTGCGAGGGCCCGGACGTCGACGCCGTCGAGGCCCTCAGCGATCGGGCTCTCTTCGTGATCGCGGCCGGCAACAGCGGCCTGCCCGGCTCGGTGTCGACGCCGGGGTGCGGCCCCGGCGCGCTGACGGTCGGCGCGGTGGACCGGCACAACGCCTCGGCGTACTTCACCTCGCGGGGCCCGGTCTTCGGCGGAACCGCCGCCAAGCCGGACATCGCGTCGCAGGGCGTCGACGTGGTCGCCGCCCGCGCCGGCGGCCGGGGCGACCTGGCGTACGTCGCCTACTCCGGCACCTCGATGGCCACCCCGCACGTCGCCGGAGGCGCAGCGCTCGTGTTCGACGCCCGGCCCGATCTCACTCCGGCAGAGGTCAAGAAGGTGCTCACCTCCTCGGCCGGCGACACCCGCTCGAACGTGCTCGAGCAGGGCGCCGGCCCGATGGACGTGGGCCGTGCCGTCACCCAGCAGGTGGTCGGGGCGCCCAATCTGCGGCTGGGCGACTTCTCCTACCCGCAGAAGTCGCTTCCGGTCACCCAGGCACCGATCACCTTCACCAACCTCGGCAGCACGGCCGTCACGCTCAAGCTTGAGGTCGAGGAACTCGTCGGTGGGGACGGCGTCACCCCTGTGCCCGCTGCCATGGTCCGGCCGCTCGCGAGTCATCTGACGGTGGGCGGCGGCCAGAACGCCTCCGTCCCGCTGCGGATCGACCCCGGACTGCCGGTCAAGGACGCGGCGTACGGCACGGTCACCGGCCGCCTGGTCGGCACCGCGAAGGGCGTCCAGGTCGAGGTGCCGTTCAGCCTCCACCTCGAGGAGCCCTCCGCAGACGTGACCGTCGTGGGCATCGACCGGTTCGGCAACCCGGCGGCAGCACCGTCGATGTGGGACCTCATCGATCCGACCCGCGGCCGGGCGTGGCACGTCGGGTTCGGCGCTGACGGCACCACCACCACGCGGCTGCGGCTGGGCACCTACACGATCGCCGCGAACGTCATGACCCGTGATGAGCCCACCAACGCCAGCGGCGTGACATCGGTTGCCTTCCTCGCCCGGCAGAACGTCAAGATCGACGGTGACGCGACGATCACCCTGGACGCACGCGACGCGCGGCCGCTGAGCTGGCAGACCGACCGCGCCAGCCAGCCGTTCGGGTACACCGTCGGCTACACCTACGATCTGACCGGCAGCGGCATCAGGCTGTCGAGCTTCGCCACCGCGCCGTCGTATGTCGACGCCGTGTACACCGACTCGACGGGCAGGCGTGACGAGCGATTCACGTTCGGCGTGACGACCCGCGCGTACGCGCCGCGGGCGACGGTGGCCACCCAGGCCGGACCGCTCGACTACTGGTCGGTGGTGCAGACACCGCCGCTGCACGGTCAGGGCACCGCGCCGCTCGTCGCGGTCGATCCGGCCGAGCTCCTCGACCAGGACCTGACCGGGAAGGTCGCACTCGTCGCCGTACAGCCGCCCTGGCCCCTCGGCACGGTCGTCCGGGACGCCGCCCGGGTGGGCGCGGTCGCGGTGATCGCCTACTACCCGAGCCTGGTCGGCAAGGTGACCCCGCCGGGAGAGAGCGGGGCGTCGATCCCCGTCCTCACCGTCCGCTCCGACGAGGGTGCCCGGTTGGCCGCGGCGGTGGCCGCCGGCCCGGTGACGCTGCGTTGGTCCGGAGAGCAGCCGGAGACGAGCCCGTACGTCTACAACCTCGCGTGGCTCACGACCGGCACGGTGGCGACCGGCACCCAGCGGGTCCACGACAGTGAGCTCTCCGCGCAGCGGGCCGGCTACTACACCCAGGGCGACAGCCGCACCCTCTGGACCGACGTACAGTTCAGGATCCCCGGAATGTCCAGCTCGCTCTGGGCGGCCGGCAGCACCGTCGGGGTCCTCGCGCCCACCGAGCGGACCGACTATTTCACCGCCCATCCGCAGGTCGCCTGGACGAGCATCGTGGCACCCGGCGTGGCCAACAGCGGCGGGGCCTTCGACGGCCCGCGGAGCCGGACCGCCGGCCAGGAGACGACGAGCTGGTACAAGGCGCCCACCGGGATGTCCCTGTCGACCGACGGCAGGCCGCTGTTCCAGCGCGACGCCAACCGACTGCGGGTGAGTGTCCCCTGGTTCGGTGACGCCGGCGGACACGACGCCCTCGGCGCCTATCCGGACAGCCGTAGCGTCACCGTCAACGTAGACGGGCAGCCGGCGAAATACGACGGTGGCGTGATCATCCTGCCCGACGACGAGGCCACGATCACGGCCCGGGCGACCTGGCAGCGGCCGGTCGGGTTCGGCGCGATCCGCTGGTCGATCGGGATCGCGGAGGACACTGCGTGGACGTTCCGCACCAGCGCTGGGCAACAGGGCGCGCAGGGCGTCCCGGTGCCCGTGCTCGACCTGCCGCTCAGGCTGACCAACACGGTCCCCGGCGGCACCGCCGTGCCGTTGCGGTTGTCGGCCGTCACCAACAGGTCTGGCGGGAAGCCAGTTCCGGTCACCGGGGCCAAGGTCTGGTACGCGGCCGGATCGCAGAGTTCGGTCGCGGGAATCCCTGCCAGCGCCTGGACCGAGCTGCCGGTCACCGGCACGGGCACACAGCAGGCGGCCACCGTGCCCGCTGTGCCGGCGAGCAGCGGCTACGTCCATCTGAAGGTTGAACTCACGACCGCGGACGGTGCCACCGTCACCCAGACAATGGTCCGGGCCTACGGCCTGGACTGAGCGGCGCCGGCGGCTCGGGGCCCGCGGCCGGATTCTGGTCGCGGGCCCCGCCGTCGGCGATGCCCGGGTTGCCGCCCCCGGCGTCGAACCCGTCGTAAAAGATGAGGATCGAGCCAGGGCGCGTCCTGGACGGCACCGCCTCAAGAGGATCTACCTACATCGGCCCCTCTCCGCGCTCGTGGCGCATATGAAGATCAAGCTAGGGGAGGGCGTTCAGGAACGGCTTATGGCTGTTCATGAACTCCCAGCCGTAGTACCGATCCCAGTTGATGGACCAGGTCATGAGGCCGCGTAGGTTCGGTGACGTGCCGCCTCGCAGGGCGTACCCCCCGCAGGACGTGCCGCGGACCAGGCAGTTGAGGGCGGCCTGGACTGCCGCGGGCGAGGTGAAGCCGTTGCCGGCGCTGCCCGCGGCGGGGGTGCCGAACGCGATCTGGTCCTGGCGGAGGGCGGGGAACGTGAAGCCGGTGCCCGCGACCGGGAATCCGGCGGCGAGCATGTCGGTCATGGCGATGTGGAAGTCCGCGCCGCCCATGGTGTGGTACTGGTTGTCCAGGCCCATGATGGGCCCGGAGTTGTAGTCCTGGACGTGCAGGACCGTGATGTCGTTACGCAGGGCGTAGATGACGGGAAGGTACGCCCCGGCGCGCCGGTCGCAGCCACCACAGTTGCCGCCGTAGAACTGGTATCCGAGCTGGACGAAGAACGTCTCGGGCGCCATCGTCAGCACGAATCCGTCGCCGTAGCGGGCTTTCAGGGTCTTCAGGGCGGAGATGAGGTTGACGATGACCGGCGTGGTCGGGCTGGCGACGTTGTTGTCTCCCGCGTTGAGGGTCAGCGAATGGCCCTCGAAGTCCACGTCCAGTCCGTTGAGGCCGTAGCGGTCGATGATGGCGCTCACCGAGCTGACGAAGGCGTCCCGCGCGGCCGTGGTGTTCAGCTGCACCTGGCCGTTCTGCCCGCCGATCGACAGCAGGATCTTTTTGCCCTGCGCCTGCTTGGCCCGGATGGCCGCGACGAAGTCGGCGTCGCTTTCCACGTTCGGGCATTCGGCCGCCGGGCACCGGTTGAACCGGATATCGCCGGAGGTCACCGACGTCGGTTCGCCGAAGGACAGGTTGATGATGTCCCACGCCGCCGGCACGTCGGCCAGCCGCAGGTAGCCGCTGCCGTTCGCGAAGCTTGCGTGCAGGTAGCCGATCAGCGCGTGCTTGGGCAGTCCGGTGTTGCCGCATCCCGTCGTGGTCCCGCTCACCGCGCCACTCCTGGCCGACTCACCATTTCCGTTGTACGCCGTGACGGTGTACGAGTGGGTCGAGCAGGTGGGCAGCCCGCTGACCGTCGCGGTGGTGCCGGTCCCCGTGGCGACCCGGGTCGCGCCTTCGTAGACGTAGTACCCGGTCGCACCGCTGGAGGCGTTCCACTGCAACGAGATCGACGTGTTCGTGGTGCCCGTGATGGTCAGGCCCGACGGAGTCGGGGGTGCGCTCGTGCAGCCGGTCGTGGTGACGGTGACCGTGCCGGACTTCGCCGACTCGCCGTTGGCGTTGTACGCCGCCACCGCGTACGTGTGAGTGGAGCAGGTGGCCAGGCCGGTGATCGTGGCGCTCATCGCGGTCGTGTCGGCCCGGATGGTGGTGCCTTCGTAGACCCGGTAGCCGGTCACGGTCCCGCTCGACGGGCCCCAGGACAGCGCTACCGACGTGTTCGTGATCGAGCCCAGGGTCGGGGTGCCGGGCACGCCCGGTGGCGCGGCGCCGCCTGGGCCGTCGAGTGAGATGTCGTCGGCGAAGTACGTGCCCTGGCCGTACCAGCCGTGGGTGTAGACCTCGACGCTGGTCTGGTTGGCCGCTGTCGTGAAGTTCACGGTCAGCTGCGTGTAGTTCGCCGCGTTCGGCGTCCACGTAGACGCCCCGCCGGTGATGCCGAGGTAGACGTAGCTGCCGCGGACCCACCCGGTGAGGCTGTACGTCGTGTTGGGCAGCACGGCGACGGTCTGCGTGCATTGGGCGGTGTCGGAGGCCGACGCCGGGCCCTGCAGCGCTTTGGTGCCGGTGTGCACGGGTGTGGTGACGACCGAGCCGAGGCTGCAGGTCCATGGCGCGAGCACGCCCGATTCGAAGCCCGGGTTGCTCAGCAGGTTGGCCGCGGCGGCGGGGGCAGCGCCGACGACTGCGCCCACCGCGACGGCCAGGGTCGTCGCCGACGTCAAGAGCAGGTATCGAAGACTGTTCATGCGTATATTATTAGGAAAGTTTCCTAACCTTTCTAGGGCCGCCCCCGGGTGATGAAGCCGAGGACCTCCGGCCAAGCCTGTCGAGCAGCGATCGTGCGGTTGGAGATTGAGCGCCGCAGCGGCGCTGCCGACCCGGATCCCCTCCCGCAGGTCGCCGAGATCCCGCCTCTATGGTGGGCCGATGGCGTCGGTCAGGCAGATCCAGGTCACCTTCGATTGCGCAGAACCTGAGCGCGTCGCTCGTTTCTGGTGCGAGGTGTTGGGGTACGTCGTACCGCCGCCCCCGGAGGGGTTTGCCACCTGGACCGATTTCGATCGCACGCTGCCGCCTGAGAAGCAGGGCTCAGCGTTCGCCTGCAGTGATCCCTCAGGGGTGGGCCCGCGACTGTACTTCCAGCGCGTTCCCGAAGGCAAGGTCGTCAAGAACCGGCTGCATCTTGACGTACGGGTCGGCACCGGGCTCGTGGGTGAAGAGCGCCTGGCCGCACTCGAGGCCGAATGCGCACGACTGGTCGCGCTCGGCGCGGTACGCGTGCGACTACTGCGCGCCGACGGCGACAACGAGTCGTGCCTCGTGATGCAGGACATCGAGGGCAACGAGTTCTGCCTCGACTGAGTGACCGCGAAGGTGACACCCTCGCGAGTCGACTGGTCCAGCACTACCGGCCGATCCGGCTCTGGCAAACGGTGCCGGCCTCCCGCTCGGCACGCTGGGGCCGACCGGCTGGGTTGCCGGCCTGCTCCAGCGGGCCGCGACCGGGCTGACCGGGTTCGCCGACGCCTCGACACAGCGGTCAAGGCCGCGCCGGGGCGTGTCCTCGGGGCGTGAGGGGGGTGTTATCCGAACGTGAGGAGAAGGCGGCCTGCTGCTTCCATCGTTCGATGTTCACGCCCGCCACGAGCAGCCACAGGCAGAGCGTTCCTTCGCCGAGGAGCGCGGGCAACTGGATCCAGGGGACCAGGTGGGCGGCGAACCCCGGTGCCAGGATGTTGGTGAAGCTGTAGATCAGGTAGGCGAGGCCGTCGATCGCGAGCAGGACGCCGATCGTCGTGGGGAGGAACCTCGACCTGAGGAGCAGATAGCCCATGCAGAGGAGGTCGAAGCCGAAGAACACCGTGTGGATGGTGTAGTCGATGCCGGACAGGTCGCCGGGCAGGTAGGCCAGGGCCTGCAGCTGTGCCGCCGGAAGCGCGTTCGCGTAGGGGCCGTCGCCCGTGAGGACCAAAGGCGCGAACTGGTTGACCAGGCCGGCGGCCTCGATGGCGGTGCCGACCAGGATGAAGAACACGTCCAGCAGGGCGAGCCGTCGGTTCACCACCTTGAGCAGGTCATAGAAGATGACTGCCAGGCCGACGTTGGTCACGGTGACCACCACGTGCGCGGCGAGGCCGGACCGGTAGAGCAGCTCATGGCTCGCGATATTGTGGGCCGTGGTCACCGGATCGGGCGTGACCAGCATGGCGGGGACAACGCTGATGGCGAAGGCACCCCCGACGATGTTGATGAGGTAGAGCAGGCCGGCAGCCCGGGCCAGCCGGCGCGGTGAGGCGCCCGCAGCGGAATCCATCACAGGCCTTCCTTGACGCGTGCGGATGACGATGCTCCGACGGCCGGCATCGACTGCAGGGTGATGACCTCGTGGCCGCGCAGCGCCTCGAGGAACGGTTGGAAGCTGCCGGCGACGAGGCAGCGCACGACCGGACCGGCGGCCTCGACGGCGCTGACGCCGGACGCCCGCTCGATCTGTCGCACCGGGGGCGCGTCAACAAAGCTGATCTCGACCCGCCAGGCCGGATGTTTCGTAGTCATGATCGAGAATCTAGGGAGCGCGGAGGGCGTCGCCATCAGTGCAACCACTGAGCCGGTACTGAGCGGCCGACATTGGGAAGATCACGGTCCGTAGTACGGTCGGTCGGTGCCCAGACCCACTCACCGATCGGGCAACCTGCCCGTCGAAGCGACGAGCTTCGTCGGCCGTCGTCACGAGCTGGCCGAGGCCAGGAAGAAGTTGACCGCCGCGCGGCTGGTCAGCCTGGTCGGGCCGGGTGGGGTGGGCAAGACGCGTCTGGCGCTCCGCGTCGCGACCGACCTCCGGCGTGGGTTCGGCGACGGCGCCTGGCTGGTCGAACTCGCCGAACTGGCGGATCCGGCGCTCGTCGGCCATGCCGTCCTGGCCGCTCTCGGCCTGCGCGACCAGGCCGCGACCGAGCCGGCGGCCCTGCTGCGGCCCTACCTCAGGGACAAGCAGTTGCTGCTGGTCGTCGACAACTGCGAGCACCTGCTCGACGCGGCCGCCCGACTCGTCGCCGATGTGATCACTACAGCGCCGGGGGTACGCGTGATCGCGACCAGCCGGGAGCCGTTGTCGGTGGCCGGTGAGCACGTGCTGCCCGTTCCTCCGCTCCAACTGCCGTCACCGTGCGCCTCCGAGCCCCTCGCCCAGCTTCGCCAGAACGAGGCGGTCACCCTCTTCGTCGAGCGTGCCGCAGCCGCGTCGGGCAGCTTCGGCCTGACCACCGGCAACCAGGCCGCGGTCGTCGATGTGTGCCGCCGGCTCGACGGGTTGCCGTTGGCGATCGAGCTGGCGGCGGTGCGCACGCGGGCGCTGAGCCCCGAGCAGATCCGCGATCGGCTCAGCGGCCGGTTCGACCTGCTCACCGGCGGCAGTCGAGCCGCGCTGCCGCGCCATCAGACGCTGCGCACCACGATCGAGTGGAGCTACAGCCTGCTGGCGCCGGCCGAGCGGACGCTGTTGGCGCGGTTGGGCGTGTTCGCCGGTCGGTTCACCCTCGACGATGTCGAGGCGGTGTGCTGCGGCGACGACCTGCCGGCACCAGGTGCGCTCGACCTGTTGTCGTCGTTGCTGGACAAATCGCTGGCGACCAAGGAGGAGGTCGCCGGCACCGCCTGCTACCGGCTGCACGAGACGATGCGTGAGTACGCCCGCCTCAAACTGCGGGAGGCTGGCGAGGAAGAAATCGTCGAGGAGCGCTGCGCCGATTACTACCTGGCGTGTTGTCGGCAGTTCGCGGCGGAGGGACGCTTCCGGCTGCTCGACTGGCTGGCCTGGGCGGAACTGGAAGTCGACAATGTCCGAGCCGTCCTGCGCCGCTGTGCCGACCGGCGCGACTTCCGGCGCGGAGTAGACATCGCTACCGGCCTGATCTGGTACTGGGTCACCCGCGCCACGACCGAGGGGGTGCGGTGGCTCGACGAGTTGCTCGCCGGGGTCGCTGATCCGGTCGCGCACCCGTGGTCGTACTTCGTCCGTGGGTTCCTCGCTGTGCTGCAGAACGACCCGGCGGCGGCCATGCCGGCGCTCGACCGCGCCGTGGCGGCGGCCCGCTCCGCGGGACAGTCGGATGTGCTGGCGCAGTCGCTGGCCATGGCGTCGGTCGCCGCGAACCTGGCCGGCGATCGAGCGTCCGCCGTACGGCTGCTCGACCGGGCCCGCGTCGCCGCCACCGGCCTGGACGACCTGGGTACCACCCTCATGCTGCACCAGGCCCCGGCGCTCAACGGCCTCCTCGACGGCGACCTCGACACCGTCAGGTCCGCCGCAGGGGAGGGCGCGCGGCTCAGCCGCGAAGCGGGCGACCTGTACAGCCTCGACATGATGCTGATGAACCAGGGCTTCGCCGCGCTGCTCACCGGCGACCTTCCCGAGGCCGAGCAGCGGTTTACCGAAGCGCTGCGCATCGCCCACCAACTCGACGACCGGGTGGCCCAATGCCACCTGCTCGGCGCGCTCGGCTGCTGTGCGGCTGCCTCGCGCGAGTCGCGGCTGGCAGCACGGCTCCTCGGGGCGATGGAACGCCTGCGCGACGAAGCGGGCGCGCGCGTCAACGCGGGAATGGCTCCGGCCCTGACTCAGGCCGCCGCGTCGGTGACGGCCGCGCTCGGTCCGAGATTCGAGTCGGAGTTCACCGCTGGGCAGCAGTTGAACCGAGACGCTGCGGTACGGCTCGCACTCCGTGAGCTCCCTTCTCCGGCCGCCGTAAACCCGGAACGCGGCAGCGCGGGGATTCTCGGCGAGCGCGAAACCGACGTCGCGCGGCTGGTCGCTGACGGTCTTACCAACAAGCAGATCGGGGCACGCCTGTTCATCTCCGAACGCACCGTCGAAACCCACGTACGCAACATCCTCAACAAGCTCGGCTTCACCTCAAGGGCCCAGATCGCCGCCTGGATGGCCA
This region includes:
- a CDS encoding S8 family serine peptidase, whose amino-acid sequence is MSDHRRARGPVSVLAALAMVAALPALGAEAARAADQPAPPAVAAAPAGQLRAFTLVTGDEVTARVTADGGLADVRLRDVSGRDALFTTFTDAGGTYVLPAGIEAQIDTGQVDRDLFNITKLLADGYDDANRDTLPVIVTYATVQQADELAKRAPAGTQITARLSLIKGAAVRIRKDQAAGVWRSLAPASTPPAPSSDTAEKPSVQRLPAARIWLDEIVHSSDKSGDSGSPTVPLTGADVAHRLGFDGTGVKVAVLDTGYDTGHPDLAGRVVAEHSFIGWEGVEDRNGHGTHTASTVAGTGAASQGAYAGMAPGADLLIGKVLDNTGAGYTSGIIQGMQWAVDNGARVVSMSLGATGAECEGPDVDAVEALSDRALFVIAAGNSGLPGSVSTPGCGPGALTVGAVDRHNASAYFTSRGPVFGGTAAKPDIASQGVDVVAARAGGRGDLAYVAYSGTSMATPHVAGGAALVFDARPDLTPAEVKKVLTSSAGDTRSNVLEQGAGPMDVGRAVTQQVVGAPNLRLGDFSYPQKSLPVTQAPITFTNLGSTAVTLKLEVEELVGGDGVTPVPAAMVRPLASHLTVGGGQNASVPLRIDPGLPVKDAAYGTVTGRLVGTAKGVQVEVPFSLHLEEPSADVTVVGIDRFGNPAAAPSMWDLIDPTRGRAWHVGFGADGTTTTRLRLGTYTIAANVMTRDEPTNASGVTSVAFLARQNVKIDGDATITLDARDARPLSWQTDRASQPFGYTVGYTYDLTGSGIRLSSFATAPSYVDAVYTDSTGRRDERFTFGVTTRAYAPRATVATQAGPLDYWSVVQTPPLHGQGTAPLVAVDPAELLDQDLTGKVALVAVQPPWPLGTVVRDAARVGAVAVIAYYPSLVGKVTPPGESGASIPVLTVRSDEGARLAAAVAAGPVTLRWSGEQPETSPYVYNLAWLTTGTVATGTQRVHDSELSAQRAGYYTQGDSRTLWTDVQFRIPGMSSSLWAAGSTVGVLAPTERTDYFTAHPQVAWTSIVAPGVANSGGAFDGPRSRTAGQETTSWYKAPTGMSLSTDGRPLFQRDANRLRVSVPWFGDAGGHDALGAYPDSRSVTVNVDGQPAKYDGGVIILPDDEATITARATWQRPVGFGAIRWSIGIAEDTAWTFRTSAGQQGAQGVPVPVLDLPLRLTNTVPGGTAVPLRLSAVTNRSGGKPVPVTGAKVWYAAGSQSSVAGIPASAWTELPVTGTGTQQAATVPAVPASSGYVHLKVELTTADGATVTQTMVRAYGLD
- a CDS encoding chitinase — its product is MQWNASSGATGYYVYEGATRVATGTGTTATVSGLPTCSTHSYTVTAYNGNGESARSGAVSGTTTGCGNTGLPKHALIGYLHASFANGSGYLRLADVPAAWDIINLSFGEPTSVTSGDIRFNRCPAAECPNVESDADFVAAIRAKQAQGKKILLSIGGQNGQVQLNTTAARDAFVSSVSAIIDRYGLNGLDVDFEGHSLTLNAGDNNVASPTTPVIVNLISALKTLKARYGDGFVLTMAPETFFVQLGYQFYGGNCGGCDRRAGAYLPVIYALRNDITVLHVQDYNSGPIMGLDNQYHTMGGADFHIAMTDMLAAGFPVAGTGFTFPALRQDQIAFGTPAAGSAGNGFTSPAAVQAALNCLVRGTSCGGYALRGGTSPNLRGLMTWSINWDRYYGWEFMNSHKPFLNALP
- a CDS encoding VOC family protein, with product MASVRQIQVTFDCAEPERVARFWCEVLGYVVPPPPEGFATWTDFDRTLPPEKQGSAFACSDPSGVGPRLYFQRVPEGKVVKNRLHLDVRVGTGLVGEERLAALEAECARLVALGAVRVRLLRADGDNESCLVMQDIEGNEFCLD
- a CDS encoding DUF4386 domain-containing protein; its protein translation is MDSAAGASPRRLARAAGLLYLINIVGGAFAISVVPAMLVTPDPVTTAHNIASHELLYRSGLAAHVVVTVTNVGLAVIFYDLLKVVNRRLALLDVFFILVGTAIEAAGLVNQFAPLVLTGDGPYANALPAAQLQALAYLPGDLSGIDYTIHTVFFGFDLLCMGYLLLRSRFLPTTIGVLLAIDGLAYLIYSFTNILAPGFAAHLVPWIQLPALLGEGTLCLWLLVAGVNIERWKQQAAFSSRSDNTPLTPRGHAPARP
- a CDS encoding ATP-binding protein; this encodes MPRPTHRSGNLPVEATSFVGRRHELAEARKKLTAARLVSLVGPGGVGKTRLALRVATDLRRGFGDGAWLVELAELADPALVGHAVLAALGLRDQAATEPAALLRPYLRDKQLLLVVDNCEHLLDAAARLVADVITTAPGVRVIATSREPLSVAGEHVLPVPPLQLPSPCASEPLAQLRQNEAVTLFVERAAAASGSFGLTTGNQAAVVDVCRRLDGLPLAIELAAVRTRALSPEQIRDRLSGRFDLLTGGSRAALPRHQTLRTTIEWSYSLLAPAERTLLARLGVFAGRFTLDDVEAVCCGDDLPAPGALDLLSSLLDKSLATKEEVAGTACYRLHETMREYARLKLREAGEEEIVEERCADYYLACCRQFAAEGRFRLLDWLAWAELEVDNVRAVLRRCADRRDFRRGVDIATGLIWYWVTRATTEGVRWLDELLAGVADPVAHPWSYFVRGFLAVLQNDPAAAMPALDRAVAAARSAGQSDVLAQSLAMASVAANLAGDRASAVRLLDRARVAATGLDDLGTTLMLHQAPALNGLLDGDLDTVRSAAGEGARLSREAGDLYSLDMMLMNQGFAALLTGDLPEAEQRFTEALRIAHQLDDRVAQCHLLGALGCCAAASRESRLAARLLGAMERLRDEAGARVNAGMAPALTQAAASVTAALGPRFESEFTAGQQLNRDAAVRLALRELPSPAAVNPERGSAGILGERETDVARLVADGLTNKQIGARLFISERTVETHVRNILNKLGFTSRAQIAAWMATPDH